Proteins from a single region of Streptomyces glaucescens:
- the aspA gene encoding aspartate ammonia-lyase, producing MTAATRSEHDLLGDRDVPADAYWGVHTLRATENFAITGTPISAYPHLITALAAVKEAAALANEELGLLEPRKAAAIVAACREIRAGELHDQFVVDVVQGGAGTSTNMNANEVVANRALELLGHEKGQYAHLHPNEDVNLGQSTNDVYPTAVKIATVFAVRGLLKAMSVLQDAFARKAVEFRDVLKMGRTQLQDAVPMTLGQEFSAYAVMLDEDRSRLAEAVELIHEINLGATAIGTGLNAPRGYAESARRHLSDITGLPLVTAANLVEATQDCGAFVQMSGVLKRIAVKLSKSCNDLRLLSSGPRAGLGEINLPPVQAGSSIMPGKVNPVIPEVVNQVAFEVIGNDVTITMAAEAGQLQLNAFEPIILHSLSESVTHLRNACVTLAERCVAGITANTEVLRASVENSIGLVTALNPHIGYTAATGIAKEALATGRGVAELVLEKGLLPQEKLTALLRPEVLAGNGSPTV from the coding sequence ATGACCGCCGCCACCCGCAGCGAACACGACCTCCTCGGCGACCGGGACGTCCCCGCCGACGCCTACTGGGGCGTGCACACCCTGCGCGCCACGGAGAACTTCGCCATCACCGGCACCCCGATCTCCGCCTACCCGCACCTGATCACCGCCCTGGCCGCGGTGAAGGAGGCCGCCGCGCTCGCCAACGAGGAACTGGGCCTGCTGGAGCCGCGCAAGGCCGCCGCGATCGTCGCGGCCTGCCGCGAGATCCGCGCCGGCGAACTGCACGACCAGTTCGTGGTCGACGTGGTGCAGGGCGGCGCCGGCACCTCGACCAACATGAACGCCAACGAGGTCGTCGCCAACCGGGCACTGGAGCTGCTGGGCCACGAGAAGGGCCAGTACGCGCACCTGCACCCCAACGAGGACGTGAACCTCGGCCAGTCCACCAACGACGTCTACCCGACCGCGGTCAAGATCGCGACGGTCTTCGCGGTACGGGGCCTGCTCAAGGCGATGTCGGTGCTCCAGGACGCGTTCGCCCGCAAGGCGGTCGAGTTCCGCGACGTCCTGAAGATGGGCCGCACGCAGCTCCAGGACGCCGTCCCCATGACGCTCGGCCAGGAGTTCTCCGCCTACGCCGTCATGCTCGACGAGGACCGCAGCCGCCTCGCGGAGGCCGTCGAGCTGATCCACGAGATCAACCTGGGCGCCACCGCCATCGGCACCGGCCTCAACGCGCCCCGCGGCTACGCCGAGTCGGCCCGCCGCCACCTCTCCGACATCACCGGCCTGCCCCTGGTCACCGCCGCCAACCTGGTCGAGGCCACCCAGGACTGCGGCGCCTTCGTCCAGATGTCCGGCGTGCTCAAGCGGATCGCCGTCAAGCTCTCCAAGAGCTGCAACGACCTGCGGCTGCTGTCCTCCGGACCGCGCGCGGGCCTCGGCGAGATCAACCTGCCCCCGGTGCAGGCGGGTTCGTCCATCATGCCGGGCAAGGTCAACCCGGTGATCCCGGAGGTCGTCAACCAGGTCGCTTTCGAGGTGATCGGCAACGACGTCACCATCACCATGGCGGCGGAGGCGGGCCAGCTCCAGCTGAACGCCTTCGAGCCGATCATCCTGCACTCCCTCTCGGAGTCCGTCACCCACCTGCGCAACGCCTGCGTCACCCTCGCCGAACGCTGCGTGGCCGGCATCACCGCCAACACCGAGGTGCTGCGGGCGAGCGTGGAGAACTCCATCGGCCTGGTCACCGCCCTGAACCCGCACATCGGGTACACGGCCGCCACCGGCATCGCCAAGGAGGCCCTCGCCACCGGCCGGGGCGTGGCCGAACTGGTCCTGGAGAAGGGCCTGCTGCCCCAGGAGAAGCTGACCGCGCTCCTGCGGCCCGAGGTGCTCGCCGGCAACGGCTCACCCACCGTCTGA
- a CDS encoding asparaginase yields the protein MYSSSVADAPPAREPRHAPVAHLVRGGIVEGTHYGSVVVLDVHGRVTFATGDVEAAFYPRSAIKPVQAVAMVRAGLPLDGELLSLAAASHSGEERHLAGTRRILELAGLTEDHLRNTPDLPFDPAVRDVWVRENRPPSRLAQNCSGKHAAMLYTCKLNDWPLDDYLDPAHPLQQAIAEIVEDLTGQRIAHVTVDGCGAPLFAVSLHGLARAAARITTAAPGTPEARVADAMREHAEMASGSARDVAALMRAVPGLLAKDGFEGVQVAALPDGRAIAVKIADGAGRARVPVAAAALARAGVDPSRLKEFAGEPLLGGGIPVGEIRPARALDPLTPTP from the coding sequence ATGTACAGCAGTTCCGTCGCGGACGCACCCCCCGCCCGCGAACCCCGCCACGCCCCCGTCGCCCACCTCGTCCGGGGAGGGATCGTCGAAGGCACCCACTACGGCTCGGTCGTCGTCCTGGACGTCCACGGACGCGTCACCTTCGCCACCGGTGACGTCGAGGCGGCCTTCTACCCCCGCTCCGCGATCAAGCCGGTCCAGGCCGTCGCCATGGTCCGGGCCGGCCTGCCGCTCGACGGCGAACTGCTGTCGCTCGCCGCCGCCAGCCACTCCGGCGAGGAACGCCACCTCGCCGGCACCCGCCGCATCCTGGAACTCGCCGGGCTCACCGAGGACCACCTGCGCAACACGCCGGACCTGCCGTTCGACCCGGCGGTCAGGGACGTCTGGGTGCGCGAGAACCGGCCGCCGTCGCGCCTGGCGCAGAACTGCTCGGGCAAGCACGCGGCCATGCTGTACACCTGCAAGCTCAACGACTGGCCCCTGGACGACTACCTCGACCCGGCCCACCCCCTCCAGCAGGCGATCGCCGAGATCGTGGAGGACCTGACCGGCCAGCGGATCGCCCACGTGACCGTCGACGGCTGCGGCGCACCGCTGTTCGCCGTCTCGCTGCACGGCCTCGCCCGCGCCGCCGCCCGCATCACCACCGCCGCGCCCGGCACACCGGAGGCACGCGTCGCCGACGCGATGCGCGAGCACGCCGAGATGGCCTCCGGCTCCGCCCGGGACGTGGCCGCCCTGATGCGGGCCGTCCCCGGTCTGCTGGCGAAGGACGGCTTCGAGGGCGTCCAGGTGGCAGCGCTGCCCGACGGCCGTGCGATCGCCGTCAAGATCGCCGACGGCGCGGGCCGGGCGCGCGTCCCCGTGGCCGCCGCGGCCCTGGCCCGGGCAGGCGTCGACCCGTCCCGGCTCAAGGAGTTCGCCGGCGAGCCCCTGCTCGGCGGTGGCATCCCGGTGGGCGAGATCCGCCCGGCCCGAGCCCTGGACCCGCTGACGCCCACGCCGTGA
- a CDS encoding D-alanyl-D-alanine carboxypeptidase family protein — MTIGFSSRMSVATCGFCLVGVLGLAPAAVAARAAADPGAPGGPAAAPRPSLLYRPGTHVRPRAGAPRLPDVSARSWLVADARTGEVLAAHDAHRKLPPASTLKTLFALTVLPSLPGGIRHRVGPEELEGIGAGSSLVGVAEGRAYRVTDLWRGVFLSSGNDAVRVLAALNGGWRTTARRMQAKARSLGALDTRVVSPDGYDAPGQVSSAYDLTVFGRAGLRSADFARYCATVEADFPGRGGRVYPIRNTNRLLTGADGVERYRGLIGVKNGYTSRAGHTLVAAARKGGRTLVVTVMNPREGDGFAVYEEARSLLDWGFGAAGRVDPVGSLDALRTPPRPGPDPAPAVPAGAAPGSGPGWARPAAVVGAAGLGAGAVALVLRFLDALGLRGGRGGRAVRTPTDPSGS, encoded by the coding sequence ATGACGATCGGATTCTCATCCCGGATGTCGGTGGCGACCTGCGGTTTCTGCCTCGTCGGCGTCCTCGGCCTGGCGCCCGCCGCCGTGGCCGCCCGGGCCGCCGCCGACCCCGGCGCGCCGGGCGGACCGGCGGCGGCCCCGCGGCCGTCGCTGCTGTACCGGCCCGGGACGCACGTCCGGCCGCGCGCCGGCGCACCGAGGCTTCCGGACGTCTCCGCCCGGTCCTGGCTGGTCGCCGACGCCCGCACCGGCGAGGTGCTCGCCGCGCACGACGCACACCGCAAGCTGCCGCCCGCGAGCACCCTGAAGACCCTGTTCGCGCTCACCGTGCTGCCGTCGCTGCCCGGCGGCATCCGGCACCGGGTCGGACCGGAGGAACTCGAGGGCATCGGCGCGGGCAGCAGTCTGGTCGGCGTCGCCGAGGGCCGCGCCTACCGGGTCACCGATCTGTGGCGCGGGGTCTTCCTCAGCTCCGGCAACGACGCCGTGCGGGTGCTCGCCGCGCTCAACGGCGGCTGGCGGACCACCGCCCGGCGGATGCAGGCCAAGGCCCGCTCGCTGGGCGCGCTCGACACGCGGGTGGTGTCACCCGACGGGTACGACGCGCCGGGCCAGGTGTCCTCGGCCTACGACCTGACGGTGTTCGGGCGGGCCGGGCTGCGCAGCGCGGACTTCGCGCGGTACTGCGCCACGGTCGAGGCCGACTTCCCGGGGCGCGGCGGCCGGGTCTACCCGATCCGGAACACCAACCGGCTGCTGACCGGCGCCGACGGCGTGGAGCGGTACCGGGGGCTGATCGGCGTCAAGAACGGCTACACCAGCCGCGCGGGCCACACCCTGGTCGCCGCGGCGCGCAAGGGCGGGCGGACCCTCGTGGTCACGGTGATGAACCCGCGCGAGGGCGACGGGTTCGCCGTCTACGAGGAGGCGCGGTCACTGCTGGACTGGGGGTTCGGCGCGGCGGGCCGGGTGGATCCGGTGGGCTCGCTGGACGCCCTGCGGACCCCGCCCCGGCCGGGTCCCGACCCGGCGCCGGCCGTGCCGGCCGGTGCCGCCCCCGGTTCCGGGCCCGGCTGGGCGAGGCCGGCGGCGGTCGTGGGCGCCGCCGGGCTGGGCGCCGGGGCGGTCGCGCTGGTGCTGCGGTTCCTGGACGCGCTGGGCCTCCGGGGCGGCCGGGGCGGCCGCGCGGTCAGAACACCGACAGACCCGTCAGGGTCGTGA
- a CDS encoding amino acid permease — protein MSEQSLHNDVRSDVQKRSGHVDAGDEGYSKSLKSRHVNMIAIGGAIGTGLFLGAGGRLADAGPSLFIAYAVCGVFAFLVVRALGELVLYRPSSGAFVSYAREFMGEKGAYTAGWMYFLNWATTGIADITAVATYTHYWGLFSDIPQWVLALVALAVVLTVNLISVKIFGELEFWFAIVKVGALVVFLCIGIFLLVTQHPVDGHTPGPSLITDNGGVFPNGLLPMLLIIQGVVFAYASVELVGVAAGETENPEKIMPKAINSIMWRVGLFYVGSVLLLSMLLPWSSYKAGESPFVTVLSNIGIPAAGGIMNLVVLTAAMSSLNSGLYSTGRILRSMAVHGSAPRFTGAMSRSQVPYGGILLTSGICVLGVGLNFVVPKDAFEIVLNFAALGILATWGMIMVCHLLFWRRTRSGALDRPAYRLPGSPWTETVTLAFLASVLVLMYADGGAGRTTVLCLPLIVAALVAGWFAIRGRVGNPAKADV, from the coding sequence GTGAGCGAGCAGTCCCTGCACAATGACGTGCGGTCCGACGTGCAGAAACGTTCCGGCCATGTCGACGCCGGAGACGAGGGCTACAGCAAGTCCCTGAAGTCCCGGCACGTCAACATGATCGCCATCGGCGGGGCCATCGGCACCGGCCTCTTCCTCGGCGCCGGCGGCCGCCTCGCCGACGCCGGTCCCTCCCTCTTCATCGCCTACGCCGTCTGCGGCGTCTTCGCGTTCCTCGTCGTGCGCGCCCTCGGCGAACTCGTGCTCTACCGGCCCTCCTCCGGCGCCTTCGTCTCCTACGCCCGTGAGTTCATGGGCGAGAAGGGCGCGTACACCGCCGGCTGGATGTACTTCCTCAACTGGGCCACCACCGGCATCGCCGACATCACCGCGGTCGCCACCTACACGCACTACTGGGGCCTGTTCTCCGACATCCCCCAGTGGGTGCTGGCACTTGTCGCGCTCGCCGTCGTCCTCACCGTGAACCTGATCTCCGTGAAGATCTTCGGCGAACTGGAGTTCTGGTTCGCCATCGTCAAGGTCGGCGCGCTCGTCGTCTTCCTCTGCATCGGCATCTTCCTGCTGGTCACCCAGCACCCCGTCGACGGCCACACCCCCGGCCCGTCGCTGATCACCGACAACGGCGGCGTCTTCCCCAACGGCCTGCTGCCCATGCTGCTGATCATCCAGGGTGTGGTCTTCGCCTACGCCTCCGTCGAACTGGTCGGCGTCGCCGCCGGCGAGACCGAGAACCCCGAGAAGATCATGCCCAAGGCGATCAACTCGATCATGTGGCGCGTCGGCCTCTTCTACGTCGGCTCGGTCCTGCTGCTGTCCATGCTGCTGCCCTGGTCGTCCTACAAGGCGGGCGAGAGCCCCTTCGTCACCGTGCTCTCCAACATCGGGATCCCCGCCGCCGGCGGCATCATGAACCTCGTCGTGCTCACCGCGGCGATGTCCTCCCTCAACTCCGGCCTGTACTCGACCGGACGCATCCTGCGCTCCATGGCCGTGCACGGCTCCGCCCCCCGGTTCACCGGTGCCATGAGCCGCAGCCAGGTCCCCTACGGCGGCATCCTCCTCACCAGCGGCATCTGCGTCCTCGGCGTCGGCCTCAACTTCGTCGTCCCCAAGGACGCCTTCGAGATCGTCCTCAACTTCGCCGCCCTCGGCATCCTGGCCACCTGGGGCATGATCATGGTCTGCCACCTGCTGTTCTGGCGCAGGACCCGCAGCGGCGCACTCGACCGCCCCGCATACCGCCTGCCGGGCTCCCCCTGGACCGAGACCGTGACGCTGGCCTTCCTCGCCTCCGTCCTGGTCCTCATGTACGCCGACGGCGGCGCCGGACGCACCACCGTGCTGTGCCTGCCGCTGATCGTCGCCGCCCTGGTCGCCGGCTGGTTCGCCATCCGCGGCCGCGTCGGGAACCCCGCCAAGGCCGACGTGTGA
- a CDS encoding glutaminase has product MTSPTTFLPVLERIAEEIEHTPGRGRPADYIPALAACDPRRFGMAVAEPDGAVYGVGDWREPFSTQSVTKVFTLALDLAREGDELWEHVGREPSGNPFNSLVQLEYEDGIPRNPFINAGALVVTDRLHTRTGDASGTLLEFLRAESGNPRMSYDEEVAASEAAHGDRNAALAHFMASYGNIDNPVPVLLEQYFRQCSLRASCADLALATAFLARHGVRADGTRLLSRSQAKQVNAVMLTCGTYDAAGDFAYRVGLPGKSGVGGGIIAVVPGRCTLCVWSPGLDERGNSVAGVAALDRFTTLTGLSVF; this is encoded by the coding sequence ATGACGTCGCCGACGACCTTCCTGCCGGTCCTGGAGCGCATCGCCGAGGAGATCGAGCACACCCCCGGCCGCGGCCGGCCCGCCGACTACATCCCGGCGCTCGCCGCCTGCGACCCGCGCCGCTTCGGCATGGCCGTGGCGGAACCGGACGGCGCGGTGTACGGCGTGGGGGACTGGCGCGAGCCGTTCTCCACCCAGTCCGTCACCAAGGTCTTCACCCTCGCCCTGGACCTGGCCCGGGAGGGCGACGAACTCTGGGAGCACGTGGGCCGCGAGCCGTCCGGCAACCCGTTCAACTCGCTGGTGCAGCTGGAGTACGAGGACGGCATCCCGCGCAACCCGTTCATCAACGCGGGCGCCCTGGTGGTCACCGACCGCCTGCACACCCGTACCGGTGACGCGTCGGGCACCCTCCTGGAGTTCCTGCGCGCCGAGTCGGGCAACCCGCGGATGTCGTACGACGAGGAGGTCGCCGCCTCCGAGGCCGCGCACGGTGACCGCAACGCGGCCCTCGCCCACTTCATGGCGTCGTACGGCAACATCGACAACCCGGTGCCGGTGCTGCTGGAGCAGTACTTCCGGCAGTGCTCCCTGCGGGCGTCCTGCGCCGACCTGGCCCTGGCCACTGCCTTCCTGGCCCGGCACGGCGTCCGCGCGGACGGCACCCGGCTGCTGAGCCGCAGCCAGGCCAAGCAGGTCAACGCGGTCATGCTGACCTGCGGTACCTACGACGCGGCGGGCGACTTCGCCTACCGCGTCGGCCTGCCCGGCAAGAGCGGCGTCGGCGGCGGCATCATCGCGGTCGTCCCGGGCCGCTGCACGCTCTGCGTCTGGAGCCCGGGGCTCGACGAGCGCGGCAACTCGGTGGCGGGGGTGGCGGCCCTGGACCGCTTCACGACCCTGACGGGTCTGTCGGTGTTCTGA
- a CDS encoding aKG-HExxH-type peptide beta-hydroxylase: MATGQLDDADLALLRSSERSRLLLALAAILAHVGRAEEVPGPAAARPLRPAAAWELLATVQRADPAAVEAVLADPAVGLWAFPVLRKLRHGAAAVGAQIPAWAAASVFAALAGAAAVRAGVRTTVRVPAHHGRVWLPSLGVTDPVGRGTWAVATLDHGPNGTVVFGENGSVRLPDDPARVADGWHPLPRPGGAGGPYGTGAVALDHLSPFRDFRSLREPAPLAPRDLERWHELLAESDALLRREQPDAHRLVSGTVRTIVPVEGPSPLRVVSATDPDAPGAVTMSLPLDAAAMAAVLIHEARHSLLGSLAALVPLLVPVQEGPEPTYFAPWRADPRPLRGLLFGTHAFAGVMAFWRARRAVEGDRAEFEYALHRHQVRPALAALRNAGGLTPAGGLIVEGLAASVHGGPRCARRRSPAPAAGGGGPQHGGVTPRHLAALAHDDERAAWRVAHLVVDDDDALALARRLLAGRPAPAQLPPARLRPHASGAPRPPDHPAARTWLARLWCTDRQAFAAVRRALARGRGHPLGVKGATLADALLVAGDTAAALHRFRRQPPSPDAWTGIGLAQRSGPARLLVERPELVLALHEALLRLGAPPPGAERLAGWLGAGARPPGSDAQRVDVAVGPDAVGGVLGGLVVGPEHPAE, translated from the coding sequence GTGGCCACGGGGCAGCTGGACGACGCCGACCTGGCGCTGCTGCGCTCGTCGGAGCGCAGCCGTCTGCTGCTCGCCCTCGCGGCGATCCTCGCTCACGTCGGCCGCGCGGAGGAGGTCCCCGGACCGGCCGCCGCCCGGCCCCTGCGGCCCGCCGCCGCGTGGGAGCTGCTGGCCACCGTCCAGCGCGCCGACCCGGCGGCCGTCGAGGCGGTGCTGGCCGACCCGGCCGTCGGCCTGTGGGCGTTTCCCGTGCTGCGCAAGCTGCGCCATGGGGCCGCCGCGGTCGGCGCGCAGATCCCGGCCTGGGCGGCGGCCTCCGTGTTCGCCGCGCTGGCGGGTGCCGCGGCCGTACGGGCGGGGGTGCGCACCACGGTCCGGGTCCCGGCCCACCACGGGCGGGTGTGGCTGCCCTCGCTGGGGGTGACCGACCCGGTGGGCCGCGGCACGTGGGCGGTGGCGACGCTGGACCACGGTCCGAACGGCACGGTGGTCTTCGGTGAGAACGGCTCGGTGCGGCTGCCGGACGATCCGGCGCGGGTCGCGGACGGCTGGCACCCGCTGCCGCGTCCCGGGGGCGCCGGCGGGCCGTACGGCACGGGCGCGGTCGCCCTCGACCACCTCAGCCCGTTCCGCGACTTCCGCTCCCTGCGCGAACCGGCCCCGCTCGCCCCCCGGGACCTGGAGCGCTGGCACGAGCTGCTGGCCGAGAGCGACGCCCTGCTGAGGCGGGAGCAGCCGGACGCGCACCGGCTCGTCTCGGGCACCGTCCGCACGATCGTGCCGGTCGAGGGGCCCAGCCCGCTGCGGGTGGTCAGCGCCACCGATCCCGACGCGCCCGGCGCCGTCACCATGTCCCTGCCGCTGGACGCCGCGGCGATGGCGGCCGTGCTGATCCACGAGGCCCGGCACAGCCTGCTCGGTTCCCTGGCCGCCCTGGTGCCGCTGCTGGTACCGGTGCAGGAGGGACCGGAGCCGACCTACTTCGCCCCGTGGCGGGCGGACCCCCGGCCGCTGCGCGGTCTGCTCTTCGGCACGCACGCCTTCGCCGGGGTGATGGCGTTCTGGCGGGCCCGGCGTGCCGTCGAGGGCGACCGGGCGGAGTTCGAGTACGCGCTCCACCGCCACCAGGTCCGCCCCGCCCTCGCCGCGCTGCGCAACGCCGGCGGTCTGACCCCGGCCGGCGGTCTGATCGTGGAGGGCCTCGCCGCGTCCGTCCACGGCGGCCCCCGGTGCGCGCGACGCCGCTCCCCCGCCCCGGCCGCCGGCGGGGGCGGGCCGCAGCACGGCGGCGTGACGCCCCGGCATCTGGCCGCACTCGCCCACGACGACGAGCGGGCCGCGTGGCGGGTCGCCCATCTGGTCGTCGACGACGACGACGCGCTGGCCCTGGCCCGGCGGCTGCTGGCGGGCCGGCCGGCTCCCGCCCAGTTGCCGCCGGCCCGCCTGCGGCCGCACGCGAGCGGCGCCCCGCGGCCCCCCGACCACCCGGCGGCCCGGACCTGGCTGGCCCGCCTGTGGTGCACCGACCGGCAGGCCTTCGCGGCCGTCCGCCGGGCGCTGGCCCGGGGACGCGGCCACCCGCTGGGCGTCAAGGGCGCGACCCTCGCGGACGCCCTGCTGGTCGCGGGCGACACGGCCGCGGCGCTGCACCGGTTCCGCCGGCAGCCGCCGTCCCCCGACGCGTGGACCGGGATCGGCCTGGCCCAGCGGTCCGGCCCCGCGCGGCTGCTGGTGGAGCGTCCGGAACTGGTGCTCGCGCTGCACGAGGCGCTGCTGCGGCTGGGGGCGCCGCCGCCCGGCGCCGAACGGCTCGCCGGCTGGCTGGGCGCGGGCGCGCGGCCCCCGGGCTCAGATGCTCAGCGCGTCGATGTCGCAGTTGGCCCGGATGCCGTTGGCGGCGTCCTTGGTGGCCTGGTGGTCGGGCCCGAGCACCCGGCGGAATGA
- a CDS encoding FadR/GntR family transcriptional regulator: protein MEAVLGHLRGAIERGEYAIGDKLPSEAELCRTLEVSRPVLREALRALQALGLTVAKTGKGTFVVADSVEDPTFGDYAASDLLEVRRHVEIPVAGYAALRRTPENLDHLAHLLDRMERETDTTAWVAMDTLFHLAVAEAAQNPVFRRVIEEIRDALARQSAFLNELGGRREQSNREHRAIVEALIDGSEHDAVEAMSHHLDRVETTLTDIVRPARTDTPMEGGSEA from the coding sequence ATGGAAGCGGTGCTCGGCCACCTGCGCGGAGCCATCGAGCGCGGCGAGTACGCCATCGGCGACAAGCTGCCCTCCGAGGCCGAGCTGTGCCGCACCCTGGAGGTCTCCCGGCCCGTGCTGCGCGAGGCGCTGCGGGCGCTGCAGGCGCTGGGGCTCACCGTGGCCAAGACCGGCAAGGGCACGTTCGTGGTCGCCGACAGCGTCGAGGACCCCACCTTCGGCGACTACGCGGCCAGCGACCTGCTGGAGGTGCGCCGGCACGTCGAGATCCCGGTCGCCGGGTACGCGGCGCTGCGCCGCACCCCCGAGAACCTCGATCACCTCGCCCACCTCCTCGACCGCATGGAGCGGGAGACCGACACCACCGCGTGGGTGGCGATGGACACCCTCTTCCACCTGGCGGTGGCCGAGGCCGCGCAGAACCCGGTGTTCCGCCGGGTGATCGAGGAGATCCGGGACGCCCTGGCCCGCCAGTCGGCGTTCCTGAACGAGCTGGGCGGACGGCGCGAGCAGTCCAACCGCGAGCACCGGGCGATCGTCGAGGCACTGATCGACGGTTCCGAGCACGACGCCGTCGAGGCGATGTCGCACCACCTCGACCGCGTGGAGACCACCCTCACCGACATCGTGCGCCCCGCGCGCACGGACACCCCCATGGAAGGCGGATCCGAGGCGTGA